Proteins found in one Drosophila busckii strain San Diego stock center, stock number 13000-0081.31 chromosome 2R, ASM1175060v1, whole genome shotgun sequence genomic segment:
- the LOC108596393 gene encoding uncharacterized protein LOC108596393 isoform X2, translated as MDDPSIKKRLIEFGTDDHGYDEVQELPEDTKNVLLQSTSQSNNNNNNNNNNSSSSTADNSASGSSGATAVDTPPELPPPKQKSVKNSKNKQKQKLANKSKIPRSPSLASSLSSLASSFSGSISNSNNNNNNNNVPPQTPPLPSNYQQQHKNKSKYMNGADTSGTASAAALAASPIMSNSNGNGNNNSNGNGNKKSSPADGGGDGGDGTNLERDALSAVGTRRPHIQITPMNEATTPTTPNSASPKNFQYLTLTVRKDENGYGMKVSGDNPVFVESVKPGGAAQIAGLVAGDMILKVNGQEVRLEKHPTVVSLIKASTIVELAVKRSPKMVRPTSVGIVPTTPVLSGRDRTASITGPQPVDSIKRREMETYKIQTLQKMLEQEKLNLERLKGDTNNPSYKLSEANIRKLREQLRQVGAEDQATPSDRNTDLLMTNQNLSASNAINTTHHNQQLHHFHNNNNSNNHHQQQASTPQQHSSPAFLSLLPRSLSSLSLGTRKQKIDKEFLGSPLNNTTELLQRTPEAFMPMSQSLYHHNQFTPRTPQQQYAYQQQQQQQQQQRFKETPKAAGSGSKGKNKFSITKSFIEEDIPPPLPQRNPTRQLALDLGNANSIHMLSPISDLDRATSPQPKNNNNNNGSNSGSSKSKRSKIKTKALSDPKMTTQMFLQMESGGAAGAGGAGAATGDDMSCAASGTDCVPPPLPPRQPGMLSVEELNRGSCQNLNSVRQAKPNSLGTVYNYPLVATCTAVQSDNMKAAFPLSQRPNIVKQLQQHQQQQQQQQQQQQQLGAASTAALGQTPQLSQMKHRRVGSSPDNMHPRHPDRLIKTTSGSWEIVEKDNEITPPGTPPPPYLTSSHMSVPEDPNEHCSEGAGVFIESHHFTPMGATSAAQPGPHSSRIHAAQSTDTQKEIISMEDENSSDQEEPFIDENGPFNNLTRLLQSENVVFLAVFLNYVLSNSEPAPLLFYLITELYKEGTSKDMRKWAYEIHSTFLVPRAPLSWYRQDESLAREVDNVLQSEFDKFEILRAVFLRSRKRAKDIISEQLREFQQKRTAGLGTIYGPTDDKLAEAKGDKQREQIIEKYLMPNLQSLIEDFEKDLPVEDARKLALCSALSTVIHRIFNTRSHPNSIVDRVHHFVSREKSFKSRLMGKNRKMNVRGHPLVLRQYYEVTHCNHCQTIIWGVSPQGYHCTDCKLNIHRPCSKVLDESCPGPVPQAKRHPHNDNKISKLMDKIRPRTSDFIANEKRARQDEDLDADFGNDRVHSSSIVRQPSDRRPDINISLRSNGNASANASMLNSSDLQSSFHGASGGNESGVGAAAFTGIPDHSGSNLAGGIGAASDANPAEPTDSKDAHARRESCHAHYKSGPASVNRSESYKERLSNKRNRNSRRKTSDPSLSSRTNDDQLDLGFSNSNYTGSSNSSLSSGAGSDSLNASMEQVAGGITGVAGVNTQALSSAGHLHQHQHPHLLIQQQAIQHSQQDSFQGSVGSASSASNTSFWNIGQRQYNFESDDEDDLNETDWSSVVAVELLNALSDAEKKRQEIINEIYQTERNHVRTLKLLDRLFFLPLFDSGLLTQDHLLLLFPPALLSLRELHGAFELNLKQRRLEHNHVVQHIGDLLSDMFDGHKGIELCDHAAQFCARQQIALEALKEKRHKDEQLQKLLKKSESHKACRRLELKDLLPTVLQRLTKYPLLFENLFKVTVRVLPENTAEAEAVQRALESSKRILVEVNKAVKTAEDAHKLQNIQRKLDKSSYDKEEFKKLDLTQHRLIHDGNLTMKKNPSIQLHGLLFENMIVLLTKQDDKYLLKNLHTPLAVSNKPVSPIMNIDSETLVRQEAADKNSFFLIKTKTSQMLELRAPSSSECKTWFKHISDAAAQQHKPRPKNTSSQDVPGDESVASSMPHSHTRETLEPTPAHPASATATVTTTPLAPLLPIATVTPAPSLNDSFSGAGSATSMYNGRRESTLSDNVSGYSNVISKRNDNESSINRTLSTRSCGEPNNTLSGHDLSNVVSLRHTQSAREANSGGAGSGDTNVEERGMTYGLVGGQSKRDSASIVCSNNSNNTRTLLMQSPLVEPTAIQISISPAHTAEPVLTPGEKLRRLDASIREGLLEKQRIICDIFRLPVEHFNEIVDIAMMPEAPKDSADIALAAYDQVQMLTKMLNDYMHVSSEQEISAVSTSVCDHCHEKEKLRRNVTSSPPPPPLPPPNKQQAQGQERTAKLKRMSKQQTPDFEEVAIHEDDDGYCEIDELRLPAIPPKSTPLAPLKTPALPTADNTSTVPAAPVADSGNTELPKLQCVNSIPEEAGTSSEPQQAEVIAIHETPKSDDDKHEADREETNISQTQAADPESTAALTEKPEEIKTDKNDHIEINEVYDTLATLNKALCMVDNSTQTQESTQSNLITQRSTVGKETSTTSAAPSAVAAGSMCGLNRIQHASSLEPSVPCHALSSIVSVLNEQISLLLPKINERDTERERLRKENQHLRELLSAMHDRQRVDATKETPTDIMTILQAAETEFEDDIDGISNTSLTPTPTPLPITTGSSNCNSDIDLKDLPMDMVNDFLQNMKSNPNFERELESLAGSYKIPENLSNAVKEYKEEEQHDQKID; from the exons ATGGATGACCCATCAATCAAAAAACG ATTGATTGAGTTTGGCACCGACGATCATGGGTACGATGAGGTCCAGGAGCTGCCAGAGGATACAAAAAACGTGTTACTGCAGTCAACGTCacaaagtaacaacaacaacaacaacaataataataatagcagcagcagcacggcGGATAACTCAGCATCAGGCTCAAGCGGCGCCACAGCTGTGGACACACCACCTGAGCTGCCACCCCCAAAGCAAAAGTCTGTAAAGAAttccaaaaacaaacagaaacaaaagttggcaaacaaatcaaaaatacCAAGATCGCCTTCATTGGCCAGCAGTCTAAGCAGCCTGGCCAGCAGCTTCAGTGGCAGCattagcaatagcaacaacaataacaacaacaacaacgtgccACCACAAACACCGCCGCTGCCAAGtaattatcagcagcagcataaaaacaagTCGAAATATATGAATGGTGCGGACACTAGTGGCACGGCTAGTGCTGCAGCACTCGCCGCCTCACCCATCATGTCAAatagcaacggcaacggcaacaacaacagcaatggcaatggcaataaaaAGTCTAGTCCAGCTgatggcggcggcgacggcggcgatGGAACTAATCTGGAACGGGACGCATTGTCGGCAGTGGGCACACGACGTCCCCATATACAGATAACTCCAATGAACGAGGCAACTACACCAACAACTCCAAACTCAGCATCACCAAAAAACTTTCAGTATTTAACTTTAACAGTGCGTAAAGATGAGAACGGCTATGGCATGAAG GTCTCCGGTGACAATCCGGTTTTTGTGGAAAGCGTCAAACCTGGCGGTGCGGCACAAATCGCTGGCTTGGTTGCCGGCGATATGATCTTAAAG gTTAATGGACAAGAAGTGCGGCTGGAGAAACATCCGACTGTTGTGAGTTTGATCAAAG CTTCAACTATTGTTGAATTGGCCGTCAAGCGCAGTCCTAAGATGGTTAGGCCAACATCAGTGGGTATTGTGCCGACGACACCTGTGCTCTCTGGCAGAGATCGGACTGCTTCCATAACTGGTCCCCAACCTGTTGAC AGCATCAAGCGGCGCGAAATGGAAACCTACAAGATACAAACTTTGCAAAAAATGTTGGAGCAGGAGAAACTAAATCTGGAGCGTCTTAAAGGCGACACAAATAATCCCAGCTATAAATTATCCGAGGCCAATATTCGCAAGCTGCGCGAGCAACTGCGACAAGTCGGCGCTGAG GATCAAGCAACTCCAAGCGATAGAAATACTGATTTACTAATGACCAATCAAAATTTGTCTGCGTCCAATGCCATCAACACAACTCATCACAATCAGCAACTACATCActttcacaacaacaacaacagcaacaatcatcACCAGCAACAGGCTAGCACACCGCAACAACACTCTTCACCCGCATTCCTATCTCTACTGCCACGTTCACTCTCGTCCTTGTCGTTGGGCACGCGCAAGCAGAAAATCGATAAAGAATTCCTGGGCTCTCCACTCAATAACACCACGGAGCTGTTGCAGCGCACTCCCGAAGCCTTTATGCCCATGTCGCAGTCTCTCTATCATCACAATCAGTTTACGCCCCGCACACCCCAACAGCAATATGCctaccagcaacaacaacaacaacagcagcagcaacgctttAAGGAAACACCCAAGGCGGCGGGATCGGGCTCAAAGGGTAAAAACAAATTCTCCATTACGAAGAGTTTTATCGAAGAGGATATACCGCCACCGTTGCCGCAAAGAAATCCCACAAGGCAACTGGCATTGGATTTGGGTAATGCCAACAGTATTCATATGCTATCGCCCATATCGGATCTAGATCGTGCCACCAGTCCGCAGCcgaaaaacaataacaataataatggcAGTAATAGCGGCAGTTCTAAATCGAAGCGCtcgaaaatcaaaacaaaagccttgTCCGATCCCAAAATGACAACCCAAATGTTTTTACAAATGGAAAGTGGTggagctgctggtgctggtggcgcCGGCGCAGCAACTGGTGATGATATGAGCTGTGCTGCAAGCGGCACTGACTGCGTACCGCCACCACTGCCACCCAGGCAGCCGGGCATGTTGTCGGTGGAGGAGCTCAATCGTGGCAGCTGTCAGAATCTCAATAGTGTgcgccaagccaagccaaactcTTTGGGCACTGTTTACAATTATCCACTTGTTGCCACATGCACTGCTGTCCAAAGCGATAATATGAAAGCAGCTTTTCCGCTATCGCAACGACCCAATATTGTaaaacagttgcaacagcatcaacagcagcagcagcagcaacaacaacaacagcagcagcttggagcTGCGTCTACTGCA GCTTTGGGACAAACGCCACAATTGAGTCAAATGAAACATCGACGCGTAGGCTCTTCTCCGGACAACATGCATCCCAGGCATCCAG ATCGCTTAATAAAAACCACCTCTGGCTCTTGGGAGATTGTGGAAAAGGACAACGAGATAACGCCGCCAGGCACACCGCCACCGCCATATTTGACCAGCTCGCACATGTCTGTACCTGAGGATCCCAATGAGCACTGCAGTGAGGGAGCTGGTGTCTTTATAGAGTCACATCACTTTACGCCCATGGGAGCAACGTCAGCTGCGCAACCGGGCCCACATTCCAGCCGCATACACGCGGCTCAATCTACAGATACACAGAAAGAGATTATTTCAATGGAGGACGAGAACTCTTCGGATCAAGAGGAGCCTTTCATTGATGAGAACGGACCattcaataatttaactaGATTGCTGCAAAGCGAGAATGTTGTATTCCTGGCTGTATTCCTCAACTATGTGCTGTCAAATTCGGAACCAGCTCCTCTGCTCTTTTATCTCATCACTGAGCTTTACAAGGAAGGCACCTCGAAGGATATGCGCAAGTGGGCTTATGAGATACACTCCACTTTCCTAGTGCCGCGTGCTCCTTTGTCTTGGTATCGACAAGACGAATCCTTAGCGCGGGAGGTGGATAATGTGCTGCAATCCGAATTTGATAAATTCGAAATACTGCGCGCAGTCTTCTTGCGCAGCCGCAAGCGTGCTAAGGATATTATAAGTGAGCAGCTAAGAGAATTTCAACAAAAGCGCACTGCAGGTCTGGGCACTATCTATGGCCCGACCGATGACAAGCTGGCGGAAGCCAAGGGCGACAAGCAGCGCgagcaaattattgaaaaatatctTATGCCCAACTTGCAATCATTAAT tgaGGACTTTGAAAAGGACTTGCCAGTTGAAGATGCTCGTAAACTTGCGCTGTGCTCAGCTCTCTCCACGGTTATACATCGCATATTCAACACACGCTCACATCCCAACAGCATTGTGGATCGAGTGCATCACTTTGTTAGTCGTGAAAAGAGTTTCAAGAGCCGCTTAATGGGCAAAAATCGAAAG aTGAATGTACGTGGTCATCCATTGGTATTACGTCAATACTACGAAGTGACACATTGCAATCATTGTCAAACGATTATCTGGGGTGTAAGTCCGCAGGGTTATCATTGCACag ACTGTAAGCTAAATATTCATCGTCCCTGCTCCAAAGTATTGGATGAAAGTTGCCCCGGGCCAGTGCCGCAAGCGAAACGACATCCGCACAACGATaataaaattagtaaattGATGGATAAAATCAGACCGCGCACCAGCGATTTCATTGCAA ATGAGAAGCGTGCGCGGCAGGATGAGGATTTGGATGCGGATTTTGGCAATG atCGTGTGCACTCATCTTCAATTGTTCGTCAACCTTCAGATCGCAGGCccgatataaatatatctctACGCTCCAATGGCAATGCATCCGCTAATGCATCTATGCTTAATAGCAGCGATTTGCAGAGTTCCTTTCATGGCGCCAGCGGTGGAAACGAGAGTGGAGTTGGAGCGGCTGCCTTTACAGGTATTCCAGATCACTCGGGGAGTAATTTAGCAGGTGGCATTGGTGCAGCCAGCGATGCGAACCCAGCTGAGCCTACGGACAGCAAGGATGCACATGCACGCAGGGAAAG TTGTCATGCTCACTATAAAAGCGGTCCAGCATCTGTTAATCGTTCCGAGTCCTACAAGGAGCGGCTATCAAATAAACGCAATCGCAATAGTCGCCGCAAGACCTCTGATCCGAGTTTATCATCACGCACAAA CGATGATCAACTAGATCTGGGCTTCTCGAATTCAAACTATACTGGAAGCTCCAATTCTAGTCTGTCTTCGGGCGCTGGTTCGGATAGTCTGAACGCGTCAATGGAACAAGTTGCCGGTGGCATAACTGGAGTAGCAGGCGTCAATACTCAAGCACTGAGCAGTGCCGGGCATTTGCATCAGCACCAACATCCTCATCTACTTATTCAGCAGCAGGCCATACAGCACAGTCAACAGGATTCGTTTCAGGGTAGCGTAGGTAGCGCTAGCAGTGCCAGTAATACTAGTTTCTGGAATATCGGACAACGTCAGTATAATTTTGAGAGTGACGATGAGGATGATCTGAATGAGACCGATTGGAGTTCGGTGGTGGCTGTTGAATTACTCAATGCACTTAGTGATGCCGAAAAGAAACGCCAGGAGATTATTAATG aaatttatcaAACGGAACGTAATCATGTGCGCACACTCAAATTGCTGGATCGTTTGTTCTTTTTGCCACTCTTCGACAGTGGTCTGTTGACCCAAGATcacctgttgctgcttttccCACCCGCTCTGCTCTCCTTACGTGAGCTGCATGGCGCCTTTGAGCTAAATTTGAAACAACGTCGCCTGGAACACAATCATGTAGTGCAGCACATTGGGGACTTGCTATCCGATATGTTTGATGGTCATAAGGGTATAGAGCTATGCGATCACGCTGCTCAGTTCTGCGCCCGACAGCAAATTGCTTTGGAAGCGCTTAAGGAGAAACGACACAAAGACGAGCAGCTACAAAAGCTGCTTAAGAAATCCGAGTCTCATAAAGCTTGTCGGCGGCTTGAGCTCAAGGATTTGTTGCCCACCGTGTTGCAGAGGCTTACAAAATATCCGCTACTTTTCGAAAATCTGTTTAAAGTGACAGTCCGTGTATTGCCAGAGAATACCGCCGAAGCTGAGGCCGTTCAACGCGCTTTGGAGTCATCCAAGAGGATTCTAGTTGAAGTCAACAAGGCTGTCAAGACAGCTGAGGATGCACACAA GCTACAAAATATTCAGCGTAAATTGGACAAATCATCGTATGATAAGGAGGAGTTTAAGAAGCTGGACCTCACACAGCATCGTCTTATACACGACGGCAATTTAACGATGAAAAAGAATCCTAGTATTCAGCTACATGGCTTACTTTTTGAAAATATGATTGTTTTGCTAACCAAGCAG GATGATAAGTATTTACTGAAAAATCTACATACACCACTTGCTGTTAGCAACAAGCCTGTCAGTCCCATTATGAACATTGATTCGGAGACCTTGGTGCGTCAGGAGGCTGCTGATAAGAACTCATTCTTTCTGATTAAAACAAAGACATCACAAATGCTTGAACTGCGTGCGCCCAGCAGCTCGGAATGTAAAAC CTGGTTTAAGCATATATCCGATGCAGCTGCTCAACAGCATAAGCCACGACCTAAGAACACTAGCAGTCAAGATGTACCTGGCGATGAATCAGTTGCCAGCTCTATGCCACACTCACATACAAGGGAGACACTAGAGCCCACGCCCGCGCATCCTGCGAGCGCCACAGCAACTGTTACAACGACGCCTTTGGCTCCTTTGCTGCCAATTGCAACAGTTACACCCGCTCCGTCACTTAATGACAGCTTTAgtggcgctggcagcgcaaCCTCAATGTACAATGGACGCAGAGAGAGCACGCTTAGTGACAATGTCAGTGGCTATAGCAATGTAATTTCCAAGCGCAATGACAATGAGTCTAGCATAAATCGCACTTTATCGACGCGTAGCTGCGGTGAACCGAACAACACGCTCTCTGGCCATGACTTAAGTAATGTCGTCTCCTTGCGGCACACCCAATCAGCACGTGAGGCTAACAGTGGTGGCGCTGGCAGTGGCGACACGAATGTGGAGGAGCGTGGCATGACTTATGGCTTGGTGGGTGGTCAATCGAAGCGCGACAGCGCTAGCATTGTCTGCTCTAATAATTCTAACAATACACGCACATTACTCATGCAGTCGCCACTGGTAGAGCCGACAGCAATTCAAATCAGCATTAGTCCCGCACATACGGCAGAGCCGGTGCTGACGCCAGGTGAAAAGTTGCGTCGTTTGGATGCGTCCATACGCGAGGGCTTGCTGGAGAAACAGCGCATCATATGTGATATATTCCGTTTGCCCGTGGAGCATTTCAATGAGATAGTCGATATTGCCATGATGCCCGAGGCGCCAAAGGATAGCGCGGACATTGCCTTGGCTGCCTATGATCAGGTGCAAATGTTAACTAAAATGCTAAACGATTATATGCATGTCTCGTCAGAGCAAGAAATATCCGCTGTGTCTACATCGGTCTGTGACCATTGCCATGAGAAGGAAAAATTGCGCAGGAATGTTACAAGCTCGCCCCCGCCACCGCCGTTGCCACCACcgaataaacaacaagcacaaggTCAAGAGCGTACGGCGAAGTTGAAGCGCATGTCAAAGCAACAGACGCCTGACTTTGAGGAGGTTGCCATACATGAAGATGACGATGGATATTGTGAAATCGACGAGCTACGTTTGCCAGCAATACCGCCAAAGTCAACGCCACTGGCTCCACTAAAAACGCCAGCCTTGCCCACTGCAGACAATACTTCCACAGTgccagctgctccagttgctgACAGTGGCAATACAGAGTTACCCAAACTACAGTGTGTTAACAGCATTCCTGAAGAAGCCGGCACAAGCAGTGAGCCACAGCAGGCAGAGGTGATAGCGATACATGAAACTCCAAAGTCAGATGATGATAAACATGAAGCCGATAGGGAAGAAACTAATATAAGTCAGACGCAAGCAGCTGATCCCGAAAGCACAGCAGCATTAACTGAAAAGCCTGAAGAAATCAAAACAGACAAGAACGATCACATTGAGATCAATGAGGTGTATGATACTCTG gCTACGCTGAATAAAGCATTATGTATGGTTGATAATTCCACTCAAACGCAGGAATCTACTCAATCCAATTTGATAACGCAACGCTCCACAGTTGGCAAGGAGACCAGCACCACCAGTGCTGCACCatctgctgttgcagctggcAGCATGTGCGGACTTAATCGTATTCAGCACGCTAGCTCCTTGGAGCCAAGTGTGCCGTGTCATGCGCTCAGCAGCATTGTAAGTGTGCTGAATGAGCAGATTTCTTTACTTTTG CCCAAAATTAACGAACGTGATACGGAGCGGGAACGTTTGCGCAAAGAGAATCAACACTTACGTGAGCTTTTGAGCGCAATGCATGATCGTCAGCGAGTTGATGCAACTAAG GAAACTCCAACCGATATCATGACTATTCTGCAAGCGGCTGAAACAGAATTTGAAGATGATATTGACGGCATTTCCAATACATCACTGACACCAACACCCACGCCTTTACCTATCACGACAGGCAGCAGTAACTGTAACAGCGATATTGATTTAAAGGACTTGCCCATGGACATGGTTAACGATTTtctacaaaatatgaaaagtaaTCCAAATTTTGAGCGCGAGTTGGAATCGCTGGCAGGGTCCTACAAGATACCCGAGAATTTATCAAATGCCGTTAAAGAATACAAGGAAGAGGAGCAGCACGATCAAAAAATAGATTAA